DNA from Aquaspirillum sp. LM1:
CGTTTGCACTGACGCCCCGGACATCTAAAATAGCAGTCTGGGCAAGCCAGCCGAGGTATGCCAGCCAGTCCGCTGTCCAAACATTTTCTGGAGAACGCCATGAAAGGCGACACCCATATCGTTGATATTCTCAACGTCCTGCTGGCCGGCGAATTGACCGCCGTTGACCAATACCTGATTCATGGTGAAATGTACGCCGACATGGGCCTGCATGCCCTGGCCGAAAAAACCATCCACGAATCCGACCACGAACGCCAGCACGCCCGCGCGCTGATTCAGCGCATCCTGTTCCTGGAGGGCGTGCCCAATCTGGAAAAACGCGAGCCGCTGCATGTGGGCCAGACCGTGCCGGACATGCTGCAGTCCGACCTCAATGTGGAATACAAGGTAGACGCCGCGCTCAAACAGGCCATTGCCGCCTGTGAACTGGCCCAGGACTATGTCAGCCGCGACATCCTGCAAGTGCAGCTGGAAGACACCGAAGTCGACCACGCCTACTTCCTGGAAAAACAACTGCGCCTG
Protein-coding regions in this window:
- the bfr gene encoding bacterioferritin yields the protein MKGDTHIVDILNVLLAGELTAVDQYLIHGEMYADMGLHALAEKTIHESDHERQHARALIQRILFLEGVPNLEKREPLHVGQTVPDMLQSDLNVEYKVDAALKQAIAACELAQDYVSRDILQVQLEDTEVDHAYFLEKQLRLISLVGLPNYLQSQMGSRSAP